GAACCAAGCCGCCAGGAAGATCCCCGCCACTCTCATCGCCGGCGACGGCATCGGGCCGGAAATCATGCACGCCACCGTGCGTGTGCTCGATGCGCTCAAGGCGCCGTTCGAATGGGAGGAAGTGACGGGCGGCATGGCGGCGGTCGCACGCCAGGGCGACCCTCTGCCGAAAGAAACGATGGAGAGCATCCATCGCACGCGGCTCGCCTTGAAAGGCCCGCTCACCACGCCGGTCGGCGGCGGTTACCGCTCCGTCAACGTGCGCCTGCGCGAGGAATTCGAGCTCTATGCCAACCTGCGTCCGGTGCGCACCATCGTTCCCGGCGGCCGTTACGAGGATGTCGACATCGTGCTCGTGCGCGAGAACACGGAAGGCTTCTATGTCGGCTTCGAGCACTTCATCCCGATCAAGGGCGATCCGCACGCGGTGGCGATCGGCTCCGGCGTGAACACGCGCGAGGGCTGCCGCCGGGTCGCCGAGTTCGCCTTCGACTACGCTGTGAAGAACGGCCGCAAGAACGTGACGTGCGTGCACAAGGCGAACATCCTGAAGGCGCTCACCGGGCTCTTCGTGGAAGAGGTGCGCGAGTGCTTCAAGAAATACGAGGGTCGCATCACACTCGACGATCGCATCATCGACGCGTGCGCCATGCAGCTCGTCCTCGACCCGACCAAGTTCGACGTGATTCTCACCACGAACCTGTTCGGTGACATTCTCTCCGACCTCATCGCCGGACTCGTCGGCGGGCTGGGACTCGCACCCGGCGGCAACATCGGCACCGAGGCGGCGATCTTCGAGGCGGTGCACGGCTCGGCGCCGGACATCGCGGGCAAGGGTGTGGCCAACCCCACCGCGCTGCTCCTCGCGGCGGCGATGATGCTCGACTACGTCGGCGAACCCGAAAAGGCCCGGATCCTGCGCGATGCCATCGACCGCGTCATCCAGGACGACAAGGTCCGCACCCGCGATCTCGGCGGCACGGCATCGACGCTGGAGTACACCGATGCGCTGATCAGCCGCATGGCAACGATGTCGGCGGCCCAGGGCTGAGTTCTTGCGTCGGCACCGGTTTTTCCGGATAATCCTCCGCCTTTCGCGAGGCCTGGATTCGGCGCGCAGGAGCATTCCATGAAAGAGAAGATTCACCCGAAGTACGAAGAGATCACCGTCACCTGCAGTTGCGGCAACACGTTCAAGACGCGCTCGACCATCGGGCGCCCGCTGCACGTGGAGGTGTGTTCGGCCTGCCATCCGTTCTACACCGGCAAGCAGAAGATCGTGGACACCGCCGGGCGCGTGGAGAAGTTCCGGCAGCGCTATGCGCGGGGGGCGGGAAAGCCCGCTGCCTGAGCAGCCGTAGCGGGCGGCCTCCGCGGAGGCTCTGCCGGTGCCGCACGAGCAAAGGCAGCGTGACCCGCTGCCTTTTTGTTTTCCGATGACGGAAAAATCGATCGAGGTGGCTTTGACAGGAGTTCAGAAAATGGACGCAACCGCCCAACCCGCTGCCCTCAAGGTGTTGCGCACCAGCCGCTGGGACAGCGTGGCGCCGGACGAGGCGGGTGACGAGACGGTCGATGCGCTCGAACGCGGCGAGATTCTGTACTTTCCCCAGCTGCCCTTCGAGTTCACGGCGGACGAGAAGCCGCTGCTCTCGCCCGCCACGTCGGACGGCAAGTCGAAGAACGTCGTCTACGACATCCGCAACGACAGCCTGCACGGCACCGCGCTCACGGCAACGGCACGCGAGACGCTGCATGCATTGATGCGCAGGTATGCGCAGAGCACGACGCGACTCATCGAGAACGTGCTGCCCGGATACGCCGCAGATCTCGAGATCGCGCGCACCAGCTTTCGTCCGGTCCGCGTCGAGGGTCGCCCGAGTTCGTACAAGAAGGACGACACGCGGTTGCACGTCGACGCCTTCTCCGCCACGCCCAACCAGGGACGCCGCATCCTGCGCGTCTTCAGCAACGTGAATCCCGAGGGCGAGCCCCGCCGCTGGGAGGTCGGCGAGCCGTTCGAGGCGTTCGCACCGAAGTTCATCGATCGCATCCCCCTGCCGAGCGCACTCTCGGGCGCACTGCTCGAGCATCTGCGGCTCACGCGCGGGCGCCGCACGCCATACGATCACGTGATGCTGCAGCTGCACGATCGCGGCAAGGCGGACATGGCCTATCAGAAAGCCTCGCCCAAGACCGCGGTTGCCTTCCCGCCCGGCACCACCTGGATCGTTTTCACCGACCGCGTCATGCACGCCGCGCTCGGCGGCCAGCACCTGCTGGAGCAGACGTTCCACCTGCCGGTGACAGCCATGCACCGCCCGGAGCGCTCCCCGCTGCGGATCCTCGAAGGCCTGTATCAGCGGCCGCTCGCCTAGAAGGAAGCGTCACCACCTCGCGTGAGCACTGCCCTGTCGCGCATCGACGAATCGCTGCCCGAAGCGACGCCGGCGCGCCGCCGCTTCCACATCCGGCTGTCAGCCACGGCGACGGCCATCCTGCTCGCCATTGCCTGGATTCTCCCGGGGCTGGTGGGGCGCGAGCCGTGGAAGCCGGACGAAGCCGCCACCGTCGGCATCGTCAGCAATCTCGTCCAGGGTCACGGCACCTGGGTCGTGCCGGAACTCGCCGGCGAAGCCGCGCTCGATACGCCGCCGCTTGTTCACTGGGTGGCGGCCGGGTTCATCAAGCTCTTCTCCTGGCTGCTGCCGGCGCACGACGCCGCGCGCCTGGCGAGTGGCGCCTTTCTCGTGCTGACCCTGTGGTTTACGGCGCTCACTGCGCGCGAGTTGTATGGGCGCGCCTACGCCGGCATCGCAGCGGTCGGTCTGCTCGGCTGCGTCGGCTGGATCGTGCGTGCGCACCAGCTGATTCCGGACGGGCCGCTGCTCACCGGCATCGCGCTCGCCCTGTATGGGCTTGCGGCGGCACCGCGCCGACCGCTGCTCGGCGGCGCCGCCTTTGGCACCGGCATCGGCATCGCGTTCCTCGCCCGTGGGCTGTTCGGGCCGATCGTCCTTCTCGCGAGCGCACTCGCCCTCGCCGTCATGGGCCGGCACTGGCGGCAATCGAGCCAGTTCCGCGCGATCGGGGTCGCCTGCCTCGCGGCGGCACCGTGGCTCGCGATCTGGCCTTTCGCCCTCTTTCGCGAATCGCCCGCGCTCTTCCATCAATGGCTCGCCGAGGATGCCATCGGCGCGCTCTTCCTCATCGGCCCCTCCCGACCCGCGCTCGCCTGGCGTGACTACCTGGTGCTGCTGCCCTGGTTCGCGTGGCCGGTGCTGCCGCTGGCGCTGTGGACGCTCTGGCACGGGCGCCGCGGCCTCGTCGACCGCCCCGAACTGCAGCTGCCGCTGGTGGCGCTCGTCGCGATGCTCGTGCTGCTCGGTCTCGCGTCGAAGGCGAACGACGTCTATGCCCTGCCGCTCCTCATTCCGTTGACGCTGCTCGCGGTGGCATCGCTGGACAGCCTGCGGCGCGGCGCGATCAGCGCGCTGGACTGGTTCGGCATCATGACCTTCGGTCTCATCGCGATCCTCCTCTGGATCGGCTGGGTGGCGCTGCTGACGGGCTGGCCGTCCGGCATCGCGCGCCAGCTCGCAGCGTTTCAGCCGGGTTTCAGTGGGCGCTTCTACTGGCTGTCGTTCATCGTCGCCGCCGTGTGTACATTTCTGTGGGCGGCGCTGGTCGCGCGCACGATGCCGACGACGCGGCGCGCGCTCGTCAACTGGGGCGGCGGCATCACCCTGATGTGGATACTCGCGTCGACCCTGTGGCTGCCGTACGTGGATGCCGGGAAGAGCTACAAGAGCGTGGCGCTGGAACTCAAGCAGGCACTGCCGGCGACCAGTCGCTGCATTTCCAGCATCGGCCTCGGCGACTCGCAGCGGGCGATGCTCGAGTACTACGCGGGCATCGTCACCTATCGGGAGGAACTGCCGCAGCCGAAGCGGGAATGCGACCTGCTGCTCACGCAGGGCAGCAGCCTGCAGGAGTCCACGGTCGGCACCAGCTGGAAGAAGATCTGGGAAGGTGCGCGACCGGGCGACACCAAGGAACGATTCCGGCTTTACCGGCGCAGCCCGACGAAGAAATCCTAGTCCCCACAGCGTGCCGCATTCCCAGCCGATTGGCGTTTTCGACTCCGGTGTCGGCGGTCTTTCCGTCCTGCGCGAGATCGTGCGCCAGCTGCCGCACGAGGACACCGTCTATTTCGCTGACCAGGCGCACGTACCCTACGGCCCGCGGCCGCAGGAGCAGATCCGTCACTTCTGCGACACGATCACGCGCTTCCTGATCGAACACGGCTGCAAGGCGATCGTCGTCGCCTGCAACACGGCCTCCGCCGCCGCGCTCAAGCACCTGCGGGAGAACTTTCCCACGCTGCCGTCGGTGGGCATGGAGCCGGCGGTGAAGCCAGCCGCGCTGACCACGAAGAGCGGTGTGGTCGGCATCATGGCAACGCCCGCGACCTTCCAGGGCAAGCTCTTCCAGGCGACCGCCGGGCGCTACGCGAGCGGTATCCGGCTCGTGAACCAGGTGTGCGACGGGCTCGCAGACCGCGTCGAGACCGGGGACTTCGACAGCGAAGAAACGGCAGCGCTGCTGCGCAGGTACGTGCAGCCGATCCTCGATGCCGGCGCCGACACGATCGTGCTCGCCTGCACGCACTATCCCTTCCTGCTCGAGCCGATCCGGCGCATCGCCGGGCCCGAGGTGAACGTCATCGACCCGGCACCCGCCATCGCGCGCTACCTGCAGCGGGTACTCGAACAGCGCGGGCTGCTCGGCGCACCGGGGCGCGCGGCACGCCGCGTCTTCTACACCACCGGTGCCGCGGCGCCGTATCAGCGTGCACTGGAAAGATTGTCGACCGCTTCGAGTCCGGTGCGCCTGGCGCAGTGGCACGGCGAGCACCTGCTC
This genomic interval from Betaproteobacteria bacterium contains the following:
- a CDS encoding NAD-dependent isocitrate dehydrogenase, translating into MSNQAARKIPATLIAGDGIGPEIMHATVRVLDALKAPFEWEEVTGGMAAVARQGDPLPKETMESIHRTRLALKGPLTTPVGGGYRSVNVRLREEFELYANLRPVRTIVPGGRYEDVDIVLVRENTEGFYVGFEHFIPIKGDPHAVAIGSGVNTREGCRRVAEFAFDYAVKNGRKNVTCVHKANILKALTGLFVEEVRECFKKYEGRITLDDRIIDACAMQLVLDPTKFDVILTTNLFGDILSDLIAGLVGGLGLAPGGNIGTEAAIFEAVHGSAPDIAGKGVANPTALLLAAAMMLDYVGEPEKARILRDAIDRVIQDDKVRTRDLGGTASTLEYTDALISRMATMSAAQG
- the rpmE gene encoding 50S ribosomal protein L31 — protein: MKEKIHPKYEEITVTCSCGNTFKTRSTIGRPLHVEVCSACHPFYTGKQKIVDTAGRVEKFRQRYARGAGKPAA
- a CDS encoding Kdo hydroxylase family protein gives rise to the protein MDATAQPAALKVLRTSRWDSVAPDEAGDETVDALERGEILYFPQLPFEFTADEKPLLSPATSDGKSKNVVYDIRNDSLHGTALTATARETLHALMRRYAQSTTRLIENVLPGYAADLEIARTSFRPVRVEGRPSSYKKDDTRLHVDAFSATPNQGRRILRVFSNVNPEGEPRRWEVGEPFEAFAPKFIDRIPLPSALSGALLEHLRLTRGRRTPYDHVMLQLHDRGKADMAYQKASPKTAVAFPPGTTWIVFTDRVMHAALGGQHLLEQTFHLPVTAMHRPERSPLRILEGLYQRPLA
- the murI gene encoding glutamate racemase, with the protein product MPGRATRAWRWNSSRHCRRPVAAFPASASATRSGRCSSTTRASSPIGRNCRSRSGNATCCSRRAAACRSPRSAPAGRRSGKVRDRATPRNDSGFTGAARRRNPSPHSVPHSQPIGVFDSGVGGLSVLREIVRQLPHEDTVYFADQAHVPYGPRPQEQIRHFCDTITRFLIEHGCKAIVVACNTASAAALKHLRENFPTLPSVGMEPAVKPAALTTKSGVVGIMATPATFQGKLFQATAGRYASGIRLVNQVCDGLADRVETGDFDSEETAALLRRYVQPILDAGADTIVLACTHYPFLLEPIRRIAGPEVNVIDPAPAIARYLQRVLEQRGLLGAPGRAARRVFYTTGAAAPYQRALERLSTASSPVRLAQWHGEHLLVDHGARS